Proteins encoded within one genomic window of Suricata suricatta isolate VVHF042 chromosome 17, meerkat_22Aug2017_6uvM2_HiC, whole genome shotgun sequence:
- the SLC35B1 gene encoding solute carrier family 35 member B1, whose protein sequence is MRPLSPVGDVRLELSPSPPLPLPAVSGSPVGSSGRLMAASSSLVPDRLRLPLCFLGVFVCYFYYGILQEKITRGKYGEGTKQETFTFALTLVFIQCVINAVFAKILIQFFDTARVDRTRSWLYAACSVSYLGAMVSSNSALQFVNYPTQVLGKSCKPIPVMLLGVTLLKKKYPMAKYLCVLLIVAGVALFMYKPKKVVGIEEHTVGYGELLLLLSLTLDGLTGVSQDHMRAHYQTGSNHMMLNINLWSTLLLGAGILFTGELWEFLSFAERYPTIIYNILLFGLTSALGQSFIFMTVVYFGPLTCSIITTTRKFFTILASVILFANPISPLQWVGTVLVFLGLGLDAKFGKGTKKTSH, encoded by the exons ATGAGGCCCCTGTCGCCGGTCGGCGATGTCCGGCTGGAGTTGTCTCCGTcgccgccgctgccgctgccggCTGTGAGCGGGTCTCCGGTCGGGTCGTCCGGGCGTCTCATGGCCGCTAGCAGCTCCCTGGTGCCCGACCGGCTGCGCCTGCCGCTCTGCTTCCTCGGCGTCTTTGTCTGCTATTTCTACTATGGGATCCTGCAGGAAAAGAT AACAAGAGGAAAGTATGGGGAGGGAACCAAACAGGAGACATTCACTTTTGCCTTAACTTTGGTCTTCATCCAGTGTGTGATCAACGCCGTGTTTGCCAAGATCT TGATCCAGTTTTTTGACACTGCCCGTGTGGATCGCACTCGGAGCTGGCTCTATGCCGCCTGTTCTGTCTCCTATCTGGGCGCCATGGTCTCCAGCAACTCAGCGCTACAGTTTGTCAACTATCCGACTCAG GTCCTTGGTAAATCCTGCAAGCCAATCCCAG TCATGCTCCTTGGAGTTACCCTCTTGAAGAAGAAGTACCCGATGGCCAAGTACCTGTGTGTGTTGCTAATTGTGGCTGGAGTGGCCCTTTTCATGTACAAACCCAAGAAAGTAGTTGGGATAGAAGAACACACAGTTGGCTACGGAGAGCTGCTTCTG TTACTGTCTCTGACCCTGGATGGACTGACAGGTGTCTCCCAGGACCACATGCGGGCTCATTACCAAACGGGCTCCAACcacatgatgttgaacatcaaCCTCTGGTCGACCCTGCTGCTGGGAGCTG GAATCCTGTTCACGGGGGAGCTCTGGGAGTTCCTGAGCTTTGCCGAGAGATACCCTACCATCATCTACAACATCCTGCTCTTTGGTCTGACCAGCGCCCTGGGTCAG AGCTTCATCTTCATGACGGTTGTGTATTTTGGCCCCCTGACCTGCTCCATCATCACTACAACTCGGAAGTTCTTCACCATCCTGGCCTCTGTGATCCTCTTCGCCAACCCCATCAGCCCCCTGCAGTGGGTGGGCACCGTGCTGGTGTTCTTGG gTCTCGGTCTTGATGCCAAGTTTGGGAAAGGCACCAAGAAGACGTCCCACTAG